A DNA window from Ctenopharyngodon idella isolate HZGC_01 chromosome 10, HZGC01, whole genome shotgun sequence contains the following coding sequences:
- the phldb2a gene encoding pleckstrin homology-like domain family B member 2 isoform X4, protein MSISSEETLLNLIDSGSGLKVWSVTPCLISLGSGFITLIPLTKELSQIGSEDAELPQDVTADGPGIESHHCVIITNSAGVITLHPNGNMCCLDGVPVTEPTKLTHGCTLCLGKSFFHFNHPEEANHMKNMLPEKTAGPALSLSTDTTKFHSNGGTLVGSSVRGTRSKAELQELMESLQRRKSALEASLKATADRGYLTLSPPPSPQSASSYLQDRPPLSIRVPSPYTPSSSLSMPPSPHQSERPISPVPSQTRARHQSQDNLLFCHPSEGRHPNTASSLLSMWNGSSSSYVTDALPSSRRGPSGAASMPSSPRLGRRLLTRDGESSVEPTLRQRKYSTGSLNGLGGHSRSLPRLYRGDAPMLSLPPRRTTKPRRSLPSLEKPPDVTVIANMTSSSRRASLCSVGSAPCLDLGVGERRLSFGKGGLGPGMGPRRGSISSLSGKEELRDYHQRQRDERLREQEVERLERQRLETILSLCSELGRSDLCRMETDSGVSAVSDLQKINRELEKLQVSDDESVFSDSAAVSLDSGYLGKGRTEILTQRQRRLSGHRETRPQSPTTSLRSSAPSPSPHLRSKQVSEDRQLRQEVTRIEEERIQVLNNIEELEQKIRDLDTQMDESIREMEVERALLDGEQEAEVTQLQSDKQMLEQLNAKMGNMEKNVQRNQTQGKALLEAERVKVERLAELISEQKTQLDTCPEALKEQLQNQLSRDTEALEAETKRFEDLEFQQLEKESRQDEEKETQTQQLLREIAEYQRSVVTRKERLLTLKKQSTQITQQAQREKENFLKEKSNLIYMLQRERENLSSLERKYCELTGGQAFPLNPVSMKEHFRSLEERRRSNGSKESGVLLSDNGMSRKRERQSSGNLNSALNRSLSPKVRQQIRHIGKPHMPLSQSSSCGSVLPRTLSVTSRDLDTRRLLKAGQLYLNDERQRMSEMSNRTVSETNVFLEPFHYLDNGHNFDTMSVDSTESLETSISACSPDNISSASTANMAKIEEMERMLREAHAEKNRLLEHREREMELRRQALEDERRRREDLERRLQEETNRRQKLVERESRPLTRYLPVRKDDFDLRGHIEAAGHHPETCFHLAITEKTCRGFLVKMGGKIKTWKKRWFVFDRNRRTLAYYADKHETKMKGVIYFQAIEEVYYDHLKNAHKSPNPSLTFSVKTHDRVYYMVAPTPEAMRIWMDVIVTGAEGYTHFLV, encoded by the exons GGTGTACTCTTTGTCTGGGTAAATCTTTTTTCCATTTCAACCACCCAGAAGAGGCGAATCACATGAAGAACATGCTGCCAGAAAAGACAGCAGGACCCGCACTGTCCCTCAGTACGG ACACAACAAAGTTTCATTCCAATGGCGGCACATTGGTTGGATCCAGTGTTCGTGGCACACGCTCCAAAGCAGAGCTTCAGGAGTTGATGGAGAGCTTGCAGCGCAGGAAGTCCGCTCTAGAGGCCAGCTTAAAGGCTACTGCAGACCGCGGTTACCTCACTTTGTCCCCACCTCCCAGTCCCCAATCGGCTTCTTCCTATTTACAGGACCGTCCACCACTTTCTATACGAGTCCCCTCCCCTTACACACCCTCCAGCAGCCTGAGCATGCCACCATCACCCCACCAATCAGAGCGCCCTATAAGTCCTGTCCCGAGCCAAACCCGTGCCCGACACCAATCACAGGACAACCTGTTGTTTTGCCACCCTTCGGAAGGGCGACATCCCAACACTGCCAGCTCACTCCTTTCTATGTGGAATGGCTCTTCTTCCTCCTACGTGACCGATGCTCTTCCTTCATCTCGCCGAGGTCCAAGTGGGGCAGCCAGCATGCCCTCCAGCCCTCGCTTGGGGCGCAGACTTCTAACACGAGATGGGGAGTCCAGTGTTGAGCCAACGCTCCGCCAAAGGAAATACTCCACCGGCTCCCTGAATGGCCTGGGGGGACATAGTCGCTCTCTGCCCAGGTTGTATCGAGGAGACGCCCCAATGCTTTCTTTGCCACCCCGACGTACCACCAAACCACGCCGCAGCCTTCCGTCCTTGGAAAAACCTCCAGATGTGACCGTGATAGCCAACATGACCAGCAGTTCTCGCAGGGCCAGCCTTTGCTCTGTGGGATCTGCTCCATGTTTGGATCTAGGAGTAGGAGAAAGGCGGCTGTCATTTGGTAAAGGAGGCCTGGGGCCTGGCATGGGGCCGAGAAGGGGCAGTATCAGTTCTCTCAGTGGAAAAGAAGAGCTCAGAGATTATCATCAGAGACAAAGAGATGAGAGACTTCGAGAACAGGAAGTGGAAAGACTG GAGCGCCAGCGTCTTGAGACCATCCTGTCCCTGTGCTCTGAGCTGGGCCGGTCTGATCTGTGCCGGATGGAGACTGATTCGGGCGTCTCAGCTGTGTCGGACCTGCAGAAGATCAACCGAGAACTGGAGAAGCTGCAGGTGTCTGATGATGAATCTGTGTTCTCAGACTCTGCAGCAGTGTCTCTGGATAGCGGGTATCTGGGTAAGGGTCGGACAGAGATCCTCACCCAGAGACAGCGCAGACTGAGCGGACACAGGGAGACCAGGCCCCAGTCACCCACCACTAGCCTACGGAGCTCAGCCCCCTCACCCTCTCCACACCTCCGCAGCAAG caggtGTCTGAAGACAGGCAGCTGAGGCAGGAAGTGACACGTATAGAAGAGGAGAGGATTCAGGTGCTTAACAACATCGAGGAACTTGAACAGAAGATCAGAGATCTAGACACACAGATGGACGAGTCTATCAGAGAG ATGGAGGTGGAGAGAGCTCTTTTAGACGGTGAGCAGGAGGCAGAGGTCACTCAGCTACAGAGCGATAAACAAATGCTGGAGCAGCTCAACGCAAAAATGGGGAACATGGAGAAAAATGTTCAAAGAAATCAAACTCAG GGCAAAGCCCTGTTGGAGGCTGAGAGAGTTAAAGTAGAGAGGCTAGCTGAGCTGATCTCAGAGCAGAAGACCCAGCTGGACACCTGTCCTGAAGCACTGAAGGAGCAGCTCCAGAATCAGCTATCCAGG GACACTGAAGCTTTGGAAGCGGAAACAAAGCGTTTTGAAGATTTGGAGtttcagcagctggaaaaaGAGAGCCGTCAAGATGAAGAGAAAGAGACGCAGACGCAGCAACTCCTTAGAGAGATCGCTGAATATCAGAGATCTGTTGTCACTCGTAAG GAGAGGCTACTTACCCTAAAGAAGCAGTCGACCCAGATTACCCAGCAGGCACAGCGGGAAAAGGAGAACTTCTTGAAAGAGAAGAGCAACCTCATTTATATGCTGCAAAGG GAACGGGAGAACCTTTCATCTCTGGAGAGGAAGTACTGTGAGCTGACAGGTGGTCAGGCTTTTCCTCTTAACCCTGTGTCCATGAAGGAG CACTTTCGCTCTCTGGAGGAGAGGAGGCGGAGCAATGGCAGTAAAGAGAGCGGAGTTCTCCTGAGTGACAACGGAATGTCTCGTAAAAGAGAGAGGCAGAGCTCTGGAAACTTAAACTCTGCCCTTAATCGCAGTCTGTCTCCCAAGGTCAGACAACAGATACGGCACATTGGAAAA CCCCATATGCCACTGTCTCAAAGCTCTAGCTGCGGTAGTGTACTCCCCCGCACCCTGTCTGTCACCTCCCGTGACCTGGACACTCGCCGTCTGCTCAAGG CAGGTCAACTGTATCTGAATGACGAGAGGCAGAGAATGAGTGAGATGTCCAATAGGACGGTTTCTGAGACAAACGTCTTCCTGGAGCCATTCCACTACCTGGATAACGGACACAACTTTGACACAATGAGTGTGGACAGTACAGAAAGCCTGGAGACCAGCATTTCCGCCTGTTCACCGGACAACATCTCAAG CGCCAGCACGGCTAACATGGCGAAGATAGAGGAGATGGAGCGCATGCTAAGAGAAGCTCATGCTGAGAAGAACAGACTGCTGGAGCACAGG GAGCGGGAGATGGAGTTGCGCAGACAGGCTCTTGAAGACGAGAGGAGAAGGAGGGAGGACTTGGAGAGGAGGCTGCAGGAAGAGACAAACCGCCGACAAAAACTAGTGGAGAGAGAG TCTCGTCCGTTGACACGTTATCTCCCGGTGAGGAAGGATGACTTTGACCTGAGAGGTCACATCGAGGCAGCAGGTCATCATCCTGAAACTTGTTTTCACCTAGCCATCACCGAGAAGACCTGCAGGGGGTTCTTGGTCAAAATGGGTGGAAAAATCAAAACATGGAAGAAGCGCTGGTTCGTCTTTGACCGCAATCGAAGGACGCTGGCATATTATGCTG ATAAACATGAGACCAAAATGAAGGGTGTTATCTACTTCCAAGCCATTGAGGAAGTGTATTACGACCACCTAAAGAACGCACACAAG AGCCCAAACCCCTCCCTGACATTTAGTGTAAAGACACATGACCGGGTTTATTACATGGTGGCTCCTACCCCTGAAGCCATGAGAATCTGGATGGATGTTATCGTCACTGGAGCGGAGGGATATACACACTTCCTGGTGTGA
- the phldb2a gene encoding pleckstrin homology-like domain family B member 2 isoform X13: MSISSEETLLNLIDSGSGLKVWSVTPCLISLGSGFITLIPLTKELSQIGSEDAELPQDVTADGPGIESHHCVIITNSAGVITLHPNGNMCCLDGVPVTEPTKLTHGCTLCLGKSFFHFNHPEEANHMKNMLPEKTAGPALSLSTDTTKFHSNGGTLVGSSVRGTRSKAELQELMESLQRRKSALEASLKATADRGYLTLSPPPSPQSASSYLQDRPPLSIRVPSPYTPSSSLSMPPSPHQSERPISPVPSQTRARHQSQDNLLFCHPSEGRHPNTASSLLSMWNGSSSSYVTDALPSSRRGPSGAASMPSSPRLGRRLLTRDGESSVEPTLRQRKYSTGSLNGLGGHSRSLPRLYRGDAPMLSLPPRRTTKPRRSLPSLEKPPDVTVIANMTSSSRRASLCSVGSAPCLDLGVGERRLSFGKGGLGPGMGPRRGSISSLSGKEELRDYHQRQRDERLREQEVERLERQRLETILSLCSELGRSDLCRMETDSGVSAVSDLQKINRELEKLQVSDDESVFSDSAAVSLDSGYLGKGRTEILTQRQRRLSGHRETRPQSPTTSLRSSAPSPSPHLRSKQVSEDRQLRQEVTRIEEERIQVLNNIEELEQKIRDLDTQMDESIREMEVERALLDGEQEAEVTQLQSDKQMLEQLNAKMGNMEKNVQRNQTQDTEALEAETKRFEDLEFQQLEKESRQDEEKETQTQQLLREIAEYQRSVVTRKERLLTLKKQSTQITQQAQREKENFLKEKSNLIYMLQRERENLSSLERKYCELTGGQAFPLNPVSMKEHFRSLEERRRSNGSKESGVLLSDNGMSRKRERQSSGNLNSALNRSLSPKVRQQIRHIGKPHMPLSQSSSCGSVLPRTLSVTSRDLDTRRLLKGQLYLNDERQRMSEMSNRTVSETNVFLEPFHYLDNGHNFDTMSVDSTESLETSISACSPDNISSASTANMAKIEEMERMLREAHAEKNRLLEHREREMELRRQALEDERRRREDLERRLQEETNRRQKLVERESRPLTRYLPVRKDDFDLRGHIEAAGHHPETCFHLAITEKTCRGFLVKMGGKIKTWKKRWFVFDRNRRTLAYYADKHETKMKGVIYFQAIEEVYYDHLKNAHKSPNPSLTFSVKTHDRVYYMVAPTPEAMRIWMDVIVTGAEGYTHFLV, encoded by the exons GGTGTACTCTTTGTCTGGGTAAATCTTTTTTCCATTTCAACCACCCAGAAGAGGCGAATCACATGAAGAACATGCTGCCAGAAAAGACAGCAGGACCCGCACTGTCCCTCAGTACGG ACACAACAAAGTTTCATTCCAATGGCGGCACATTGGTTGGATCCAGTGTTCGTGGCACACGCTCCAAAGCAGAGCTTCAGGAGTTGATGGAGAGCTTGCAGCGCAGGAAGTCCGCTCTAGAGGCCAGCTTAAAGGCTACTGCAGACCGCGGTTACCTCACTTTGTCCCCACCTCCCAGTCCCCAATCGGCTTCTTCCTATTTACAGGACCGTCCACCACTTTCTATACGAGTCCCCTCCCCTTACACACCCTCCAGCAGCCTGAGCATGCCACCATCACCCCACCAATCAGAGCGCCCTATAAGTCCTGTCCCGAGCCAAACCCGTGCCCGACACCAATCACAGGACAACCTGTTGTTTTGCCACCCTTCGGAAGGGCGACATCCCAACACTGCCAGCTCACTCCTTTCTATGTGGAATGGCTCTTCTTCCTCCTACGTGACCGATGCTCTTCCTTCATCTCGCCGAGGTCCAAGTGGGGCAGCCAGCATGCCCTCCAGCCCTCGCTTGGGGCGCAGACTTCTAACACGAGATGGGGAGTCCAGTGTTGAGCCAACGCTCCGCCAAAGGAAATACTCCACCGGCTCCCTGAATGGCCTGGGGGGACATAGTCGCTCTCTGCCCAGGTTGTATCGAGGAGACGCCCCAATGCTTTCTTTGCCACCCCGACGTACCACCAAACCACGCCGCAGCCTTCCGTCCTTGGAAAAACCTCCAGATGTGACCGTGATAGCCAACATGACCAGCAGTTCTCGCAGGGCCAGCCTTTGCTCTGTGGGATCTGCTCCATGTTTGGATCTAGGAGTAGGAGAAAGGCGGCTGTCATTTGGTAAAGGAGGCCTGGGGCCTGGCATGGGGCCGAGAAGGGGCAGTATCAGTTCTCTCAGTGGAAAAGAAGAGCTCAGAGATTATCATCAGAGACAAAGAGATGAGAGACTTCGAGAACAGGAAGTGGAAAGACTG GAGCGCCAGCGTCTTGAGACCATCCTGTCCCTGTGCTCTGAGCTGGGCCGGTCTGATCTGTGCCGGATGGAGACTGATTCGGGCGTCTCAGCTGTGTCGGACCTGCAGAAGATCAACCGAGAACTGGAGAAGCTGCAGGTGTCTGATGATGAATCTGTGTTCTCAGACTCTGCAGCAGTGTCTCTGGATAGCGGGTATCTGGGTAAGGGTCGGACAGAGATCCTCACCCAGAGACAGCGCAGACTGAGCGGACACAGGGAGACCAGGCCCCAGTCACCCACCACTAGCCTACGGAGCTCAGCCCCCTCACCCTCTCCACACCTCCGCAGCAAG caggtGTCTGAAGACAGGCAGCTGAGGCAGGAAGTGACACGTATAGAAGAGGAGAGGATTCAGGTGCTTAACAACATCGAGGAACTTGAACAGAAGATCAGAGATCTAGACACACAGATGGACGAGTCTATCAGAGAG ATGGAGGTGGAGAGAGCTCTTTTAGACGGTGAGCAGGAGGCAGAGGTCACTCAGCTACAGAGCGATAAACAAATGCTGGAGCAGCTCAACGCAAAAATGGGGAACATGGAGAAAAATGTTCAAAGAAATCAAACTCAG GACACTGAAGCTTTGGAAGCGGAAACAAAGCGTTTTGAAGATTTGGAGtttcagcagctggaaaaaGAGAGCCGTCAAGATGAAGAGAAAGAGACGCAGACGCAGCAACTCCTTAGAGAGATCGCTGAATATCAGAGATCTGTTGTCACTCGTAAG GAGAGGCTACTTACCCTAAAGAAGCAGTCGACCCAGATTACCCAGCAGGCACAGCGGGAAAAGGAGAACTTCTTGAAAGAGAAGAGCAACCTCATTTATATGCTGCAAAGG GAACGGGAGAACCTTTCATCTCTGGAGAGGAAGTACTGTGAGCTGACAGGTGGTCAGGCTTTTCCTCTTAACCCTGTGTCCATGAAGGAG CACTTTCGCTCTCTGGAGGAGAGGAGGCGGAGCAATGGCAGTAAAGAGAGCGGAGTTCTCCTGAGTGACAACGGAATGTCTCGTAAAAGAGAGAGGCAGAGCTCTGGAAACTTAAACTCTGCCCTTAATCGCAGTCTGTCTCCCAAGGTCAGACAACAGATACGGCACATTGGAAAA CCCCATATGCCACTGTCTCAAAGCTCTAGCTGCGGTAGTGTACTCCCCCGCACCCTGTCTGTCACCTCCCGTGACCTGGACACTCGCCGTCTGCTCAAGG GTCAACTGTATCTGAATGACGAGAGGCAGAGAATGAGTGAGATGTCCAATAGGACGGTTTCTGAGACAAACGTCTTCCTGGAGCCATTCCACTACCTGGATAACGGACACAACTTTGACACAATGAGTGTGGACAGTACAGAAAGCCTGGAGACCAGCATTTCCGCCTGTTCACCGGACAACATCTCAAG CGCCAGCACGGCTAACATGGCGAAGATAGAGGAGATGGAGCGCATGCTAAGAGAAGCTCATGCTGAGAAGAACAGACTGCTGGAGCACAGG GAGCGGGAGATGGAGTTGCGCAGACAGGCTCTTGAAGACGAGAGGAGAAGGAGGGAGGACTTGGAGAGGAGGCTGCAGGAAGAGACAAACCGCCGACAAAAACTAGTGGAGAGAGAG TCTCGTCCGTTGACACGTTATCTCCCGGTGAGGAAGGATGACTTTGACCTGAGAGGTCACATCGAGGCAGCAGGTCATCATCCTGAAACTTGTTTTCACCTAGCCATCACCGAGAAGACCTGCAGGGGGTTCTTGGTCAAAATGGGTGGAAAAATCAAAACATGGAAGAAGCGCTGGTTCGTCTTTGACCGCAATCGAAGGACGCTGGCATATTATGCTG ATAAACATGAGACCAAAATGAAGGGTGTTATCTACTTCCAAGCCATTGAGGAAGTGTATTACGACCACCTAAAGAACGCACACAAG AGCCCAAACCCCTCCCTGACATTTAGTGTAAAGACACATGACCGGGTTTATTACATGGTGGCTCCTACCCCTGAAGCCATGAGAATCTGGATGGATGTTATCGTCACTGGAGCGGAGGGATATACACACTTCCTGGTGTGA
- the phldb2a gene encoding pleckstrin homology-like domain family B member 2 isoform X10, protein MKNMLPEKTAGPALSLSTDTTKFHSNGGTLVGSSVRGTRSKAELQELMESLQRRKSALEASLKATADRGYLTLSPPPSPQSASSYLQDRPPLSIRVPSPYTPSSSLSMPPSPHQSERPISPVPSQTRARHQSQDNLLFCHPSEGRHPNTASSLLSMWNGSSSSYVTDALPSSRRGPSGAASMPSSPRLGRRLLTRDGESSVEPTLRQRKYSTGSLNGLGGHSRSLPRLYRGDAPMLSLPPRRTTKPRRSLPSLEKPPDVTVIANMTSSSRRASLCSVGSAPCLDLGVGERRLSFGKGGLGPGMGPRRGSISSLSGKEELRDYHQRQRDERLREQEVERLERQRLETILSLCSELGRSDLCRMETDSGVSAVSDLQKINRELEKLQVSDDESVFSDSAAVSLDSGYLGKGRTEILTQRQRRLSGHRETRPQSPTTSLRSSAPSPSPHLRSKQVSEDRQLRQEVTRIEEERIQVLNNIEELEQKIRDLDTQMDESIREMEVERALLDGEQEAEVTQLQSDKQMLEQLNAKMGNMEKNVQRNQTQGKALLEAERVKVERLAELISEQKTQLDTCPEALKEQLQNQLSRLWKYHLFLLDTEALEAETKRFEDLEFQQLEKESRQDEEKETQTQQLLREIAEYQRSVVTRKERLLTLKKQSTQITQQAQREKENFLKEKSNLIYMLQRERENLSSLERKYCELTGGQAFPLNPVSMKEHFRSLEERRRSNGSKESGVLLSDNGMSRKRERQSSGNLNSALNRSLSPKVRQQIRHIGKPHMPLSQSSSCGSVLPRTLSVTSRDLDTRRLLKAGQLYLNDERQRMSEMSNRTVSETNVFLEPFHYLDNGHNFDTMSVDSTESLETSISACSPDNISSASTANMAKIEEMERMLREAHAEKNRLLEHREREMELRRQALEDERRRREDLERRLQEETNRRQKLVERESRPLTRYLPVRKDDFDLRGHIEAAGHHPETCFHLAITEKTCRGFLVKMGGKIKTWKKRWFVFDRNRRTLAYYADKHETKMKGVIYFQAIEEVYYDHLKNAHKSPNPSLTFSVKTHDRVYYMVAPTPEAMRIWMDVIVTGAEGYTHFLV, encoded by the exons ATGAAGAACATGCTGCCAGAAAAGACAGCAGGACCCGCACTGTCCCTCAGTACGG ACACAACAAAGTTTCATTCCAATGGCGGCACATTGGTTGGATCCAGTGTTCGTGGCACACGCTCCAAAGCAGAGCTTCAGGAGTTGATGGAGAGCTTGCAGCGCAGGAAGTCCGCTCTAGAGGCCAGCTTAAAGGCTACTGCAGACCGCGGTTACCTCACTTTGTCCCCACCTCCCAGTCCCCAATCGGCTTCTTCCTATTTACAGGACCGTCCACCACTTTCTATACGAGTCCCCTCCCCTTACACACCCTCCAGCAGCCTGAGCATGCCACCATCACCCCACCAATCAGAGCGCCCTATAAGTCCTGTCCCGAGCCAAACCCGTGCCCGACACCAATCACAGGACAACCTGTTGTTTTGCCACCCTTCGGAAGGGCGACATCCCAACACTGCCAGCTCACTCCTTTCTATGTGGAATGGCTCTTCTTCCTCCTACGTGACCGATGCTCTTCCTTCATCTCGCCGAGGTCCAAGTGGGGCAGCCAGCATGCCCTCCAGCCCTCGCTTGGGGCGCAGACTTCTAACACGAGATGGGGAGTCCAGTGTTGAGCCAACGCTCCGCCAAAGGAAATACTCCACCGGCTCCCTGAATGGCCTGGGGGGACATAGTCGCTCTCTGCCCAGGTTGTATCGAGGAGACGCCCCAATGCTTTCTTTGCCACCCCGACGTACCACCAAACCACGCCGCAGCCTTCCGTCCTTGGAAAAACCTCCAGATGTGACCGTGATAGCCAACATGACCAGCAGTTCTCGCAGGGCCAGCCTTTGCTCTGTGGGATCTGCTCCATGTTTGGATCTAGGAGTAGGAGAAAGGCGGCTGTCATTTGGTAAAGGAGGCCTGGGGCCTGGCATGGGGCCGAGAAGGGGCAGTATCAGTTCTCTCAGTGGAAAAGAAGAGCTCAGAGATTATCATCAGAGACAAAGAGATGAGAGACTTCGAGAACAGGAAGTGGAAAGACTG GAGCGCCAGCGTCTTGAGACCATCCTGTCCCTGTGCTCTGAGCTGGGCCGGTCTGATCTGTGCCGGATGGAGACTGATTCGGGCGTCTCAGCTGTGTCGGACCTGCAGAAGATCAACCGAGAACTGGAGAAGCTGCAGGTGTCTGATGATGAATCTGTGTTCTCAGACTCTGCAGCAGTGTCTCTGGATAGCGGGTATCTGGGTAAGGGTCGGACAGAGATCCTCACCCAGAGACAGCGCAGACTGAGCGGACACAGGGAGACCAGGCCCCAGTCACCCACCACTAGCCTACGGAGCTCAGCCCCCTCACCCTCTCCACACCTCCGCAGCAAG caggtGTCTGAAGACAGGCAGCTGAGGCAGGAAGTGACACGTATAGAAGAGGAGAGGATTCAGGTGCTTAACAACATCGAGGAACTTGAACAGAAGATCAGAGATCTAGACACACAGATGGACGAGTCTATCAGAGAG ATGGAGGTGGAGAGAGCTCTTTTAGACGGTGAGCAGGAGGCAGAGGTCACTCAGCTACAGAGCGATAAACAAATGCTGGAGCAGCTCAACGCAAAAATGGGGAACATGGAGAAAAATGTTCAAAGAAATCAAACTCAG GGCAAAGCCCTGTTGGAGGCTGAGAGAGTTAAAGTAGAGAGGCTAGCTGAGCTGATCTCAGAGCAGAAGACCCAGCTGGACACCTGTCCTGAAGCACTGAAGGAGCAGCTCCAGAATCAGCTATCCAGG CTCTGGAAATACCATTTGTTCTTATTG GACACTGAAGCTTTGGAAGCGGAAACAAAGCGTTTTGAAGATTTGGAGtttcagcagctggaaaaaGAGAGCCGTCAAGATGAAGAGAAAGAGACGCAGACGCAGCAACTCCTTAGAGAGATCGCTGAATATCAGAGATCTGTTGTCACTCGTAAG GAGAGGCTACTTACCCTAAAGAAGCAGTCGACCCAGATTACCCAGCAGGCACAGCGGGAAAAGGAGAACTTCTTGAAAGAGAAGAGCAACCTCATTTATATGCTGCAAAGG GAACGGGAGAACCTTTCATCTCTGGAGAGGAAGTACTGTGAGCTGACAGGTGGTCAGGCTTTTCCTCTTAACCCTGTGTCCATGAAGGAG CACTTTCGCTCTCTGGAGGAGAGGAGGCGGAGCAATGGCAGTAAAGAGAGCGGAGTTCTCCTGAGTGACAACGGAATGTCTCGTAAAAGAGAGAGGCAGAGCTCTGGAAACTTAAACTCTGCCCTTAATCGCAGTCTGTCTCCCAAGGTCAGACAACAGATACGGCACATTGGAAAA CCCCATATGCCACTGTCTCAAAGCTCTAGCTGCGGTAGTGTACTCCCCCGCACCCTGTCTGTCACCTCCCGTGACCTGGACACTCGCCGTCTGCTCAAGG CAGGTCAACTGTATCTGAATGACGAGAGGCAGAGAATGAGTGAGATGTCCAATAGGACGGTTTCTGAGACAAACGTCTTCCTGGAGCCATTCCACTACCTGGATAACGGACACAACTTTGACACAATGAGTGTGGACAGTACAGAAAGCCTGGAGACCAGCATTTCCGCCTGTTCACCGGACAACATCTCAAG CGCCAGCACGGCTAACATGGCGAAGATAGAGGAGATGGAGCGCATGCTAAGAGAAGCTCATGCTGAGAAGAACAGACTGCTGGAGCACAGG GAGCGGGAGATGGAGTTGCGCAGACAGGCTCTTGAAGACGAGAGGAGAAGGAGGGAGGACTTGGAGAGGAGGCTGCAGGAAGAGACAAACCGCCGACAAAAACTAGTGGAGAGAGAG TCTCGTCCGTTGACACGTTATCTCCCGGTGAGGAAGGATGACTTTGACCTGAGAGGTCACATCGAGGCAGCAGGTCATCATCCTGAAACTTGTTTTCACCTAGCCATCACCGAGAAGACCTGCAGGGGGTTCTTGGTCAAAATGGGTGGAAAAATCAAAACATGGAAGAAGCGCTGGTTCGTCTTTGACCGCAATCGAAGGACGCTGGCATATTATGCTG ATAAACATGAGACCAAAATGAAGGGTGTTATCTACTTCCAAGCCATTGAGGAAGTGTATTACGACCACCTAAAGAACGCACACAAG AGCCCAAACCCCTCCCTGACATTTAGTGTAAAGACACATGACCGGGTTTATTACATGGTGGCTCCTACCCCTGAAGCCATGAGAATCTGGATGGATGTTATCGTCACTGGAGCGGAGGGATATACACACTTCCTGGTGTGA